ATTTCACGAAAAGAACGCATAATTTGAGTCATCCTTAATTTAATACAAAATTGTGACCCAGTGAAAACATCCAAGTGTCcagggaaagagaaaaatagtggTTTCCCCTatattagaattagaattataaaagaaattatagaagaaaattatattagAATTGAGACATGATCCAAGATAGAAAAATAgacattaaaaagaaaagaaaaaaaaagaaagatttggAACTTTCCGGCAATTCAACAACCCCCTTTAGAATCTTACTTACTAGTTACTATAGTAACTAATACTTTTACTGAACTTTTGTCGATTACTGGCAATGGAACTGAGTTTGCAGCTGAAGGCAGTAAGTCATGAATTCAGTTTCTTTCGGTCTCAACTGTCATGGTTCAACGAATAAagtttgaaatgaaacaaacaaactacAAGAACTCACACTCCGCAGGTCGATTCTCTTGTAAGGAACTGATAGAGCTAAGATTTGTACCGACAAAGGACGATGTACCCATAGTTTGGAATTCGTTAAGCTGGAAAATGAGGGAAAGAGAGATGATCTCATTGAGAGTAATGATAGAAAGAATGAGAGCcgtaaggaaaagaaaattatcggCTACCTTTCCGAAGCGTTCCTGGTCGTATCTGTTGTACATTCCAACGAATTTGGCAGGTTGAGATTTGGAAGTGTCCAATCCTCGCTCTTTCAACTTCGCTGCTTCCTCACGTGTCTGCATAACATCAAATTGTTTAGAAAGAATCACAATGAATAGACGTCGTACCTTGATCAATTTCAACACGTCGAATAGGAATGTATAGGTTTTCTTGGTGGCATTCATTACTGTTTTTCTAGTTTTGTACACTCGTTCAACTTTACGGACATCCATAGAATATCTTGTTACAAGTGGCTCTGTTGGTGCTCCTCCAGAGATCATTTCCCTGTAGTAAATTTATATACGCTCTATTCTTGTTGCATCAAAGAATTGGTAGAAGCAGAACTAACGGATCGACAGCAGCGATTTTAGTTTTCTGATGGGTCAGCCTTTTCTGCTTGAGAGCAGCAATCTTATCCGCAGTGAGCGACTCATTCAATGCTCGTACTTCAGAGGAATCCACTCGGTCCTTGTTAAGCAACTGATCTACTCGAGGTCTAAACCGACGTGATTCATAACAATGAGTAAATTCCGAATATATCTTAACAAAGGTCAATATAAAGTATCAATATACCGAGCATTTGGCTCGAGCTTCAACTTCTTCGCTTCTGGCTCCTCAATAGTTTCCGGAACAAGACGACTGATTGCAATACCGGGAGCAGGAGCATGTGATGGGTTGTGATTGGTGGGAATTTCCGCTCGATTACCACTTAGGTAGtccaaaatttctcttctgaaaCAACAGGTCTTCAATCCACCACTTTTTGGGAAAGCCAATAGTTATCAGGAAAAGTTCGTCAATCTTCCTTCCAAAAAGTTCAGCTGAAGCTTGTAGTCTCGGATTCaatatcaatttaaaaaaaaccctagaTTTCTAATTTCAAGAAACAATGCCATTGAACTTTTCGTATTTTTAAGTACATGTACAACAGCCTAAATAACCTAGAAAtaaatcaacaacaaaaaaagagaacttcaacaaatttcagttcaaaaaagcgaaagaatTATGCTGCAAATATTGAACGTTTAGACGCGTAACTGGgattaatttctttaaaaaaaaaaactgaaaaaaaagccaaaagaTGCAGCAGAAGGAATCTACCGCCTTCAAGCCACTTTAAAAACCAACATTAAGAACTTTGAAACAGCGTAAATTCGTTTTTAACCAAAAATGTTCATGTAATTACGTAAAACAATATCCCTCGGTTCAAACTCAGCGTACATCATCACGACATCCTAACGTGGGAAGGAAATAATTGTCGAAAATAGTAAAATGaactttgaaaacaagaaattttccaatgaGAAATTAAAAGAGAAGCAaagttgaagagaaaatttaaaaaaaaaacacaagtaTTACCTATCCGGACGTGAAACAACTTTGACATTGGCCGCGGTAGCATCACGAACATAGGAAGGGTGGGTTTTAGCACGATGTTCCCAAAGAAACAAGAGCGCATCAATAGTATAGTAATCGTTTTGTTTACCGTAAACctataaacaacaataaaatagtaacttagtgcaaaaataaaaagaaaaaaaaagaaagtactgCGGTATTGATAACAAATGATAGaataagtgaagaaaaagtcTAAATATTTACGTCAATTCAAAGACATAtgcacaaataaaaataagaattcaaAGTAACTTACCAGCAGATTTGTTTCTGTATCCTTATGATACGCTCGATCCCCAAACGCGTAATATTTCTCATTATTCTGAAAGAACTgtcttaaaaaaaggaaaagacaaGAATTCAGCATCTGTTAGCACAAAAGagttgaaaataatttagaataagattgaaaaaaagtgaactcaCGTGAATAATTTCCTTCATGGGAAGCTGGCCAGAGGCCACTTCACAAAGGTAGCGTAAGATTTCActcatatttctttgaaagaaatgtgGCTAGAGGACAAATCCAACGAAAGATCAGACCCACTCCTCGTAGCTCGAAGTCAAATAGACCCAATAAAGGCACCGAGTTTTTCCAACGGTGCCTGAAGCATTggaaaaatacgaagaaaCCCCAcaactaacaaaaaaacagTATGAGGAACcattataaaagaaataactcTTAGAAAGAATTAATTGAAGAATGTCTAGAAGATGCCAGCGGCAACGAAGGCGGCGGTGGACGAGTTGGATGAGGAGGGGTCGGCATTCTCCATGGGGCATGTTTTTGAGCACTAGCGGTTGAGCGATCCAGTGGTTACGTTGGGTTCAGATCTTTTCTGGATGTAGCTCATGACTGCTGCCACTAAATATACATGCTGCTACAGACGTAATACCAAAGAAAAGCCTTCGCTTGCGTTTGTGTTAtaggagtttcttttttctgtaataaGAGTCGATCATTGCTGGTCCGCTATGGTGCTTGGTTCATCAAGTTAGGGTGAGGTTACATAACATGAATGGTGGGTCCCACAGGACCACTACGATCGCTGGAACCTTGAGAGTGCAAATAGCAAAGCAGCACCACCACAAGTCCGAACAGAATCGCATCGCAATTTAACCAACACTTGGTCAAAGTTAGTTGGGAGGGAGAGAGGACGCTCAACAGTGCTCTAATCGAGTTGCTCT
The Necator americanus strain Aroian chromosome I, whole genome shotgun sequence genome window above contains:
- a CDS encoding hypothetical protein (NECATOR_CHRI.G419.T1); translated protein: MSEILRYLCEVASGQLPMKEIIHNNEKYYAFGDRAYHKDTETNLLVYGKQNDYYTIDALLFLWEHRAKTHPSYVRDATAANVKVVSRPDRREILDYLSGNRAEIPTNHNPSHAPAPGIAISRLVPETIEEPEAKKLKLEPNARPRVDQLLNKDRVDSSEVRALNESLTADKIAALKQKRLTHQKTKIAAVDPEMISGGAPTEPLVTRYSMDVRKVERVYKTRKTVMNATKKTYTFLFDVLKLIKTREEAAKLKERGLDTSKSQPAKFVGMYNRYDQERFGKLNEFQTMGTSSFVGTNLSSISSLQENRPAESAETPKQEESKRTALATTVPQYVNSPDEPKKRVSRTPIIIIPSAMTSLLTIFNATDIIQDMNFVTTEEKRKEKNMPRKSQIYIQRKKNDTTDEFVALRIRCHGRS
- a CDS encoding hypothetical protein (NECATOR_CHRI.G419.T2) — translated: MSEILRYLCEVASGQLPMKEIIHNNEKYYAFGDRAYHKDTETNLLVYGKQNDYYTIDALLFLWEHRAKTHPSYVRDATAANVKVVSRPDRREILDYLSGNRAEIPTNHNPSHAPAPGIAISRLVPETIEEPEAKKLKLEPNARPRVDQLLNKDRVDSSEVRALNESLTADKIAALKQKRLTHQKTKIAAVDPEMISGGAPTEPLVTRYSMDVRKVERVYKTRKTVMNATKKTYTFLFDVLKLIKTREEAAKLKERGLDTSKSQPAKFVGMYNRYDQERFGKLNEFQTMGTSSFVGTNLSSISSLQENRPAESAETPKQEESKRTALATTVPQYVNSPDEPKKRVSRTPIIIIPSAMTSLLTIFNATDIIQDMNFVTTEEKRKEKNMPRKSQIYIQRKKNDTTVPYLIVDQPNKFTDAEWDRVVAVFITGQLWQFKPFKRWHSNPVEIFAKIPAFHVHYDDLNVDPNVAKWRVNMLPVSRSKRHMDKARFRVFWEIMDRWIPANRPHLRW